TGATGTGCGCGGAACCGCCCTCGGCCCGCGTCCGTCACCACGTTCGCCCGAGGTCGCGTTTGATGTGCGCGGAACCGCCCTCGGCCCGCGTCCCTCACCACGTTCGCCCGAGGTCGCGTTTGATGTGCGCGGAACCGCCCTCGGCCCGCGTCCCTCACCACGTTCGCCCGAGGTCGCGTTTGATGTCGCGTAAAGACAGTCGGCTCACGATCGGCCGGCCGTGAGGGCAGAAGTACGGCGTCTGCGTCTCCGCGAGGTCCGCGATGAGCCGCGCCATCTCCTCCCGCTGCAACGGGGCGTGCGCCTTGATCGCGGCGTGACAGGCCACGAACGACAGCGCCCGATGGAGCAGCGGGACCGCCTCGCCCTTGCGCGGCCGGTCGACGTCCTCCACGAGCGCCTCGATCAGCCGCTGCGGCTCCTGTCCGCGCAGCAGCGCGGGCACCGCGCGCAGCACCACCGTCGAGCCGCTCCAGCCCTCGAGCCCGAAGCCCAGGCCTTCGAGCGCGGTCGCCCACTCCTGCACGAGCCCGGCCTGGCCCGCGCCCAGCTCGATCGGCTGCGGGAACAGCAGCTCCTGCGAGGCCAGCGGGCCCGCGTCGAGCTCGCGAAGGAGCCGCTCGAACAGCACGCGCTCGTGCGCCACGTGCTGGTCGACGAAGAACACCTCGTCGTCGCTCGCGGAGACGATGAAGGTGTCCTGCAGCTGCCCGATGACCTGGCCGAAGCTCGCCGCGGCCGTGAAGGCAGCCGAAGGCTCGCGGAACAATGAGACCTGGCCGGACGGGTTGTCCGCGTCGAAACCAGTGACCCCGCCGGCACGAGCGTCCGCGTCGACACGAATGTCCGCCGACTGGGGGAGCGCGGGGGCCATGTCTGGGCCCCCGCGTACAAAAGAGAAGCTTCCCGCAGCAGCAGGCTCCCCCGTTGCTCCGGCCGCGCTACCTCCCTCCGTCCGGAGCCCCCGCTGCGCCTGCACCACCTGGCTCTGGCGGAGCGCATCCTGTACCGCGCGGTACAGCACCTCCTGCACCTGGCGCGGGGAGCGGAAGCGGACCCAGGCCTTGGTGGGGTGGACGTTGACGTCGACTTCCTGTGGAGGCAGCTCCAGGCGCAGGACGGCCACCGGGAACTGGTCGCGCGCGAGCAGAGGCCGGTAGGCCTCGATCAGGGTCTGGGTGAGCTGCGTGTCGCGCACGGGCCGGCCGTTGACGATGAGCACGATCTCGTCGCGGTTGCCACGGGCGAGCTGGGGGGGCGCGACGAGGCCGGAGACCGCGAGCGGCCCGTCCTTGCGCTCGACGTCGAGCAGGCGGGTG
This genomic interval from Candidatus Methylomirabilota bacterium contains the following:
- the mutL gene encoding DNA mismatch repair endonuclease MutL, which encodes MTAARIRRLPDHLVNKIAAGEVVERPASVVKELVENSLDALSTQVTVDLKDAGRALIRVSDDGVGMSPEEVDLALLRHATSKLATDADLDAIVTLGFRGEALPAICAVTRFSLSSCPRGSDTGTLVRGEGGAVAEKLLVAASAGTTVETQDLFFNTPARLKFLKSAPSEMAAAMRLLEAIALAHLEVHFRVTHNGRPALGAPRARTLRDRVGALWGFERATRLLDVERKDGPLAVSGLVAPPQLARGNRDEIVLIVNGRPVRDTQLTQTLIEAYRPLLARDQFPVAVLRLELPPQEVDVNVHPTKAWVRFRSPRQVQEVLYRAVQDALRQSQVVQAQRGLRTEGGSAAGATGEPAAAGSFSFVRGGPDMAPALPQSADIRVDADARAGGVTGFDADNPSGQVSLFREPSAAFTAAASFGQVIGQLQDTFIVSASDDEVFFVDQHVAHERVLFERLLRELDAGPLASQELLFPQPIELGAGQAGLVQEWATALEGLGFGLEGWSGSTVVLRAVPALLRGQEPQRLIEALVEDVDRPRKGEAVPLLHRALSFVACHAAIKAHAPLQREEMARLIADLAETQTPYFCPHGRPIVSRLSLRDIKRDLGRTW